From the Oceanotoga teriensis genome, the window ATATGATCCAGAAAAAATAGATCAAGAATTAAAGACATTTGAAGATTTAAAAAAAATGAATAAATCTATAATTATACAAAATCCTTCTATGTCAAGTACAGCACAATCACTATTATTATGGACAATAGCGATATACGGTGAAAATTGGAAAGAATTCTGGAAAAGTTTTAAAAATAGTATATTAACAGTAACTCCGGGTTGGAGTGAATCTTTTGCAAAATTTGAAGCGGGAGAAGCTCCTATGATGTTATCTTATGCAACAGATGGAGCTTATTCTTATGAATATTATAAACAAGTCAAATATAAAGAATTTATTCCAGAAGAAGGTGGATATGTACAAATAGAAGCAGCAGGAATAGTAAATAAAACTAAAAATCGAGATTTAGCTGAAAAATTTATAGACTTTATGCTTGAAGAAGAATTTCAGAAAGAAATTCCATTGAACAATTGGATGTTTCCGGTAATAAATACAGAAATGCCAGAATCATTTAAATATGCAAAAGAACCAAATAAAATATTAAGTATTGATTCAAAACAAATAAGTGAAAATCTTGATAAATGGTTAAAAGAATGGGAGGAAATAATGTATTAAAAATATGAAAAAAAACTACATAATA encodes:
- a CDS encoding thiamine ABC transporter substrate-binding protein, whose amino-acid sequence is MKKLGLLFMTVILLGVITFSNGLTIYTYESMSWIEDNLVQKFEKKYNTNIRVIKLGDAGGIVSRLILEQRNPKADLVIGLDQSLAVKALEEDLLVPYKSKNLSKIKDKNLLFDKNYYLTPFDYGAIAFIYDPEKIDQELKTFEDLKKMNKSIIIQNPSMSSTAQSLLLWTIAIYGENWKEFWKSFKNSILTVTPGWSESFAKFEAGEAPMMLSYATDGAYSYEYYKQVKYKEFIPEEGGYVQIEAAGIVNKTKNRDLAEKFIDFMLEEEFQKEIPLNNWMFPVINTEMPESFKYAKEPNKILSIDSKQISENLDKWLKEWEEIMY